A stretch of the Hydra vulgaris chromosome 09, alternate assembly HydraT2T_AEP genome encodes the following:
- the LOC136084893 gene encoding uncharacterized protein LOC136084893 isoform X2 produces MNMTDEFNINQEDYSFLLENVDSEIEIVVEDFIELDLDELADFFSDDLELELIPSAIPTEKSISEEEPNKLKKIEERIITKYTCPKCHNKYIRESNFKIHEKKCYIGTKDNVNNGGAAKIKSNDKGKVTSKEQEKN; encoded by the exons ATGAATATGACAGATGAGTTTAATATTAATCAAGAAGATTATTcttttttgcttgaaaatgtTGATTCTGAAATTGAAATAGTTGTGGAAGATTTTATCGAGCTAGACCTTGACGAGTTAGCCGACTTCTTCTCAGATGATTTGGAATTAGAGCTCATACCATCAGCAATACCTACAGAAAAATCGATTTCAGAAGAAGAACCAAATAAGCTCAAAAAAATAGAAGAGcgaataataactaaatatactTGTCCGAAATGTCACAACAAATATATTAGAGAATcgaattttaaaatacatgaaAAGAAATGTTACATTGGTACTAAAG ATAATGTGAATAATGGTGGAGCTgctaaaatcaaatcaaatgataaaggaaaag TAACTTCCAAAGAGCAAGagaaaaactaa
- the LOC136084893 gene encoding uncharacterized protein LOC136084893 isoform X1 — MNMTDEFNINQEDYSFLLENVDSEIEIVVEDFIELDLDELADFFSDDLELELIPSAIPTEKSISEEEPNKLKKIEERIITKYTCPKCHNKYIRESNFKIHEKKCYIGTKDNVNNGGAAKIKSNDKGKEWLPPTLSTDCNIDFLQCTF, encoded by the exons ATGAATATGACAGATGAGTTTAATATTAATCAAGAAGATTATTcttttttgcttgaaaatgtTGATTCTGAAATTGAAATAGTTGTGGAAGATTTTATCGAGCTAGACCTTGACGAGTTAGCCGACTTCTTCTCAGATGATTTGGAATTAGAGCTCATACCATCAGCAATACCTACAGAAAAATCGATTTCAGAAGAAGAACCAAATAAGCTCAAAAAAATAGAAGAGcgaataataactaaatatactTGTCCGAAATGTCACAACAAATATATTAGAGAATcgaattttaaaatacatgaaAAGAAATGTTACATTGGTACTAAAG ATAATGTGAATAATGGTGGAGCTgctaaaatcaaatcaaatgataaaggaaaag aatgGTTACCACCTACTTTATCTACTGACTGCAATATAGATTTTTTGCAatgtacattttaa